A window of the Thunnus albacares chromosome 15, fThuAlb1.1, whole genome shotgun sequence genome harbors these coding sequences:
- the tra2b gene encoding transformer-2 protein homolog beta, translated as MSDTEKDFREQDSRPGSRSASPRGSVKSTSRSPARSKDGSRRSRSRSRSRSRSKSKSRSRSHRSSRRHYSRSRSRSHRRRSRSRSRSWEYRRRRSHSRSPMSNRRRHIGNRANPDPNTCLGVFGLSLYTTERDLREVFSKYGPLSDVNIVYDQQSRRSRGFAFVYFENYEDSKEAKERANGMELDGRRIRVDFSITKRAHTPTPGIYMGRPTYGGGSSRRVSRDYDRGYDRGYERGYDRDYDRYEDREYRSYRRRSPSPYYSRGYRSRSRSRSYSPRHY; from the exons ATGAGCGACACCGAGAAAGATTTCAGGGAGCAG GACTCGCGGCCTGGCTCGAGGAGCGCATCCCCTCGGGGCTCGGTGAAATCCACCAGCCGCTCACCAGCACGCTCCAAAGATGGCTCCCGCCGTTCCAGGTCCAGATCTCGTTCTCGATCCAGGTCCAAATCCAAATCCAG GTCCCGTTCCCATCGAAGCTCACGCAGGCACTACTCACGCTCCCGTTCCCGCTCCCACCGACGCCGCTCCAGGAGCCGATCTCGTAGCTGGGAGTACCGCCGGCGTAGGAGCCACAGCCGTTCCCCCATGTCGAACCGCCGCAGACACATTGGCAACAGG GCCAACCCAGACCCCAACACCTGCCTGGGTGTATTTGGTCTGAGTCTGTACACCACTGAGAGGGATCTGAGGGAGGTCTTCTCTAAATACGGCCCTTTGAGTGACGTCAACATAGTGTATGACCAGCAGTCGCGCCGCTCAAGAGGCTTTGCTTTTGTCTACTTTGAAAACTATGAGGACTCCAAGGAG GCCAAGGAGCGTGCTAATGGGATGGAGCTGGATGGACGCAGGATTCGAGTGGATTTCTCTATTACCAAACGAGCCCATACCCCGACTCCTGGAATCTACATGGGACGACCCACATA TGGCGGCGGTTCATCGCGGCGTGTCTCGAGGGACTACGACAGGGGCTACGACAGAGGTTACGAAAGAGGTTATGATCGCGATTATGATCGCTATGAGGACCGAGAGTACCGATCATACAG ACGCAGATCTCCATCTCCTTACTACAGCAGAGGGTACCGCTCTCGATCCCGATCACGGTCATACTCGCCAC gtcACTACTGA